The Faecalibacterium sp. I3-3-89 sequence CAAGAGGGTCGCGCTTTCGAGCGCGGCTCTTTTTTTATGCCTGTGTATCCGGCTCCTGCTGCTCTGCCGCTGCTGCGGCCTCCTGCTCGTCCAGCTCCTTGAGCAACTGGGCGATGGTCTTGCCTGTCTCCTTGCGGCAGCAGGTCGAGCCCATACCGACGCGACGGGCAGCCGCGCTGCGCAGCTTGCGCGAGCATCTGCCGCAGAGGCAGAAAAGGTTCTGTTCAGCCATGTGGTTCACCTCCTTTCAGTGGTTCTTGAGCATCTTGAAGAATGCGTTGTTGATGACGTGGAACGCAAGCAGCGTGACGCCGAGCACGATAAGCCACTCGCCACCAAAGGCGAAGTAGCCGCGCGCTGCGTAGCTGGCCGGAATGAGTGCCAGCGCGGCGATGAATCCGCAGATACCGGCCGAGAGGACCTCTGCAATCCAGATGGCCGCAATGAGAATTGCTCTGTGAATCTTCCAGTCCATTTAGTGCTCCTTTCTCTTGAGGGCCTGCGCCGTCTCAATGACTGCGCGGCTGTATTTGCTGCTGTGCTGGCCCTTGCTCCACGCGGCTTTCATGCCGCTGTCGCCCATGTTGTAGGCCATGAGAGCCTTGTCCGGGTCGTCGTACTTTTGGAACGCCCGCCCGAGGATGTATAAGCCAGCCTCGATGTTCTGCTCCGGGTCCATCACATCCGTAATTCCGA is a genomic window containing:
- a CDS encoding DUF6011 domain-containing protein — encoded protein: MAEQNLFCLCGRCSRKLRSAAARRVGMGSTCCRKETGKTIAQLLKELDEQEAAAAAEQQEPDTQA